The Patescibacteria group bacterium sequence CAGGTCCTTCAGTTACAGAAGGAAATGCTAGAGTATTTGGTTCGAAAGCTTTTCCTTGAGTGCCTGATGCAGTTGCAAGTTTAGTTGAATCGTAGAGAATTTCTAGTCTCACGAAGGATACAAGATTGCTATTGGGATTTACCATAAGATCAAGTGATACGACATCGCCAACGTTTACTGAAGATGTTGCGGGAGTAAACGAGAGTGTCGTTGCAGCTTGTGCTCTTGATCGGATCTCTTGTTGCTGTTGAATGAAATAGAGTGTTAAAGGAATGGCAACAAGAAGGATCAAGATAAATCCAATGAGTAATAGTTTTTTGGCAGAAAACATATATTTAAAATTATTGAGATGTTACTCTTCTTATCGTAGAGTAATATAAGATCAAGTGTCAACCCCAGTATATAAATGCGTGTAAAATGAATTTGTTAAACTCAACTATAGGGTATTGACAAGAAAGGAAACTTACGCTATAAATTAGCAGTGTAATTAACCGAGTGATTATCTAAACAAAAAGAGATTCTTATGGCAAGCAAAACATCAACAAACATATCTATAAAACCGCTTTTTGATAACGTTTTAATCAAACCAGAAGAAGCAGAGGAGAAAACACCAAGTGGGATTATTCTTCCTGATACAGCCAAGGAGAAACCCCAAATAGGTACTGTAATGGCAGTTGGCAATGGTCATGTTACACCAGAGGGTAAAACACTTCCTATGGCAGTTAAGGTAGGTCAAAAAGTTATGTATAAAAAATGGGGAGGAAACGAGATAAAAGTTGGATCTGAGGAATGGATGATTGTTAAACAAGATGATATATTAGCAATCGTTGATTAAAGGAGGTAATCTTTTATGGCTAAGCAAATAAAATACGGTGTAGAAGCAAGACAATTACTACAACAGGGAGTAAATCAACTAGCAGATGCTGTGGCAACGACACTTGGTCCCAAAGGACGCAACGTTGCACTGGATAAGAAGTGGGGATCACCACAGGTGATTCATGATGGGGTATCAGTAGCTAAAGAGATTGAATTAAAGGATCCATTTGAGAATATAGGTGCACAGCTTGTGAAAGAAGCTGCACAAAAAACAGCAGATGTTGCAGGTGATGGAACAACTACCTCAACAGTTCTTGCACGAGCTATTGTTAATGAAGGTATCAAGATGATCACTGCAGGATCAAATCCTATGGTGATGAGACGTGGTATAGAAAAAGCCGGAGAAGACGCAGTTGAACTGCTAAAAGCTATGGCAAAGGATATTGTTGAGTCAGACATTGCCAATGTGGCGACAATTTCAGCTGGTGATGCTCAACTTGGTCAACTGATTGCAGAGGCATTGAAAAAAGTAGGTAAAGATGGTGTAGTGACAGTTGAGGAGGGGCGAGGATTGACAACTGAGATTGAGTACAAAGAAGGAATGGAATTTGATAAAGGTTATGTCTCTCCCTACTTTGTTACTATTCCTGAGAAAATGGAAGCTGAGATTGAAAATCCTTATATTCTTATTACCGATAAAAAGATTTCAGCACTTAATGATCTTCTTCCTTTCTTGGAAAATCTTGTTAAGGTAAGTAAGAATCTAGTTATTATTGCAGATGATATAGATGGTGAGGCATTGGCAACACTTGTTGTCAATAAGCTTCGTGGTACATTCAATACACTTGCAATTAAGGCTCCTGGCTTTGGTGATCGAAGA is a genomic window containing:
- the groS gene encoding 10 kDa chaperonin encodes the protein MASKTSTNISIKPLFDNVLIKPEEAEEKTPSGIILPDTAKEKPQIGTVMAVGNGHVTPEGKTLPMAVKVGQKVMYKKWGGNEIKVGSEEWMIVKQDDILAIVD
- the groL1 gene encoding 60 kDa chaperonin 1, translated to MAKQIKYGVEARQLLQQGVNQLADAVATTLGPKGRNVALDKKWGSPQVIHDGVSVAKEIELKDPFENIGAQLVKEAAQKTADVAGDGTTTSTVLARAIVNEGIKMITAGSNPMVMRRGIEKAGEDAVELLKAMAKDIVESDIANVATISAGDAQLGQLIAEALKKVGKDGVVTVEEGRGLTTEIEYKEGMEFDKGYVSPYFVTIPEKMEAEIENPYILITDKKISALNDLLPFLENLVKVSKNLVIIADDIDGEALATLVVNKLRGTFNTLAIKAPGFGDRRKEMLQDIAILTGGTVISEDTGRKLESVTIEDCGRADKVWADKDNTRIIGGKGDKSAIEARIAQIKMAIEKTTSEFDREKLQERLAKLSGGVAVINVGAATEVELKDKKERVNDAVAATKAALEEGIVPGGSVALLDVARRLDIAQFEKTGASRDQVFGYEIVKRALEAPFVKLMENAGLDAGMLIAKAREAAASGQGFNVMEVESAETAKPVDMMKEGIIDPLKVVRTAVQNAVSVATMILTTEALVTDIPEEKPASGAGGAAGMGGMDY